One region of Quercus lobata isolate SW786 chromosome 2, ValleyOak3.0 Primary Assembly, whole genome shotgun sequence genomic DNA includes:
- the LOC115961401 gene encoding uncharacterized protein LOC115961401, whose amino-acid sequence MGGDPSRRNQNLYCTYHRDKGHTTEQCQVLKDHLGQLVKAEHLKEFVLDSRDRERLIAGRRKGVLTIVPVKSCSGVQPPEKKIRSAREPITFDGDDFEGKIQLHDDALVVTTRISGFLVKRVMVDQGSGADVMYLDLFRGLGLKKEDLAKYSSPLVGFNGKVVIPEWQISLPVIMRGKEVVVTFTIVTSFSLYTAILGRSWIHSMEAVPSTLHIKIKFPTE is encoded by the exons ATGGGAGGAGACCCATCTAGGAGGAATCAGAATTTGTACTGCACCTATCACCGGGACAAAGGTCACACTACCGAACAATGTCAGGTGTTGAAGGATCACCTCGGGCAGTTGGTTAAGGCCGAGCATTTAAAGGAATTTGTGCTGGACTCAAGGGACAGAG AGAGGCTCATTGCAGGAAGAAGGAAAGGAGTGTTGACTATAGTACCAGTGAAGAGCTGTTCAGGCGTACAGCCACCAGAGAAGAAAATAAGGTCTGCACGGGAGCCTATCACTTTCGACGGTGATGATTTTGAGGGGAAAATCCAACTGCATGATGACGCATTAGTGGTCACGACCCGAATAAGTGGCTTCTTGGTGAAAAGGGTAATGGTAGACCAAGGAAGCGGGGCCGATGTAATGTATCTGGATCTATTCAGGGGGCTTGGATTGAAAAAGGAGGACCTTGCGAAGTATAGTTCGCCCTTGGTTGGGTTCAATGGTAAGGTAGTAATTCCGGAATGGCAAATTTCACTTCCCGTGATTATGAGGGGCAAAGAGGTAGTTGTAACATTTACAATAGTAACTTCATTTTCTCTGTATACGGCGATCTTGGGAAGGTCGTGGATCCATTCAATGGAGGCTGTTCCATCTACCCTGCATATAAAGATCAAGTTCCCTACCGAGTAG